In Syntrophorhabdales bacterium, the genomic stretch CCTGGCTAATCTGAAGAATGTGGTAGCCATCAAGTTGACGCAGCCAATGAATCTCGTTACCGCATTTCAGGTTTGCGAACGTCTGAGTGATCGGCTGCTCGTGGGACCCGTCAACCTGGACTTCGTTCCCGTCCTTGCAAAATATTATGGGGTGCAGTGGAGCGGCCAGTGGTGCGTTGAGGCTGTGCAATCGCCCGACAACCCTTACGCCGTTGAGTTCATGAATCTTCTGAATGATCATCGCTACGAAGACGCCATAAAGGTCTATTGGTGCCTTGAGCCTGCCCTCAAGGCTTTCTATACTCTACAGGCTCCCCTCATTCTTAAAGGAGGCCACCCGTGGTGCCATATGAAATACTATCAATGGTGCGGCGGCGGCAATGGCGGCCTTATCCGGGATTTGCATGAACCGGTCGAACGGGTTCCCGTGCTTACTGAAAACGACCGGAAGAAGATCAAGGACGCCTACAGAAGAGCGGGAATAGTACCAACCGGTTCACCGGAGGAAGAATTTATCGTGGGCAGGGCTGCTTTTTCCCGAGGCACAAGGCGTAATGATCTGGATCGAACACCTCTTTACGCGTAACGTTTTGCGCATGGTCAGGTACGGCTGAGTCAGTCGGAAACGTTCAATGCGCTGGGATAGCATACTAGAATACGGAGGTTAACTATGGGAAGGCAAGTGCATGGCTTTATCGCAATTGCAGTGTTTGTTCTCGCAGTTTTCTGTTCTGTAAGCCACCTGCCGGCCGCAGGCGCTGAGAGCGGACCAGCAGTACTCCGCTTTGCTGGTTGGCATCCAATCGAGCATCATTGCACCAGAGGTCAAGAGCTTTACGCGAAGCTCGTTATGGAAAAAACGAAGAAGGTAACAATTGAGGTGTATCCATCAAGCCAGCTGTTCAGCGACAAGGACATGGTGAGGGCCGTCCAGACCGGGGCGGTCGAAATAGGCGTCATCCCGACGGGGCTTGTGACAGGCCAGATACCTCTCCTGCTGGTTTTCGATATACCCTTTCTTTTTCGAGGCCGTGAACACTATCACCGGTGGCTTGATGACCCGGAAGTGAGCCAGGCTATCAACGTGGAGTTTGAGAAAAGAGGGTACCATATTCTCTATTGGATGGATTTTGGCTCTTTTGGCATCGCTTCAACAAAGCCGCTGAAGACAATCGAGGATTTTAAGGGCAAGAGAATCAGGGCGCCGGGCGAGATGATGGTGGAAGGCGTACGGGCGCTGGGGGCAGCGCCAACGATGATTGGGAGCGGTGAGGTCTACATGGCTCTGCAGCGAAATACCATAGACGCCGCCATTTCAGGCTGGACATCTCTGCTCGAAAGGAAGTACTACGAGGTCAGTAAACACCTCATTGATGCGAACTATGGCATGGGGTTCTTCCCCATTACTATAAACAAGAAGACGTGGGAGAGCTTGCCGAAGGATGTGCAGAGCATCATGACTCAGGCCGCCGTCGAAGCTCAAAGCTGGGGACGGAAGGAGTGCCAGAAATCGGACCTCCAGGACCTCGAGCAGCTCAAGAAGAAGGGTATGCAGTACTACCTGGTTCCCGAAAAAGAACGAGAACGGTGGGTCGCGGCAACAAAACCCTGCGTGGAACTTTTCCTGAAGCGTGTCGGCGATCAGGATAAAGGAAAGAAGTTACTGGAAAAGGCGCAGCAGATGAAATGAAAGCGAATGCGGACATGGGCGGTATGAGCAGCAACACCGGCGCACCGGCCAAGCGTGCAGGCTTGAGCAGCTACCTGGACAAAGTCAGCCGGGGGTTTGGTCTCCTGAGTGGCGCCCTGCTTATTGTGATGGCCGCATTGGGCAGCTTCGAAGTAATCATGAGGTATTTTTTCAACTCGCCTACCGTCTGGGTCTTCGAAACCTCAATCTATCTTGTCATAGCCAGCAGCTTCCTCGCCCTTGGGTACGTTATGGTCGAGAACGCCCACGTGAGGGTCGATTCTTTAGTAAACCATCTTTCGGGCCGTACCGCTCTGGCACTGGAGCTGTGCACGTCCCTTGTCGCGTTGCTCTATCTGCTTGTCCTTGTCTGGCAGAGTGCCCGTATCACTTCTACTCTCTATGAAACATGGGAGGTATCCCCGACCGTTATGAAGATACCTCTCGTTATTCCAAACGCAGTGATTGTCTTCGGCAGTTTCTTGCTCACCTCACAGTTCATTCGGCACATGATCACATTGTTTGTAAAACTGACCGGGCTCTCCGGAGCCGGGAGTGCTACCGACAATCCACCTTCCGGACGAAGGCACGTTCCGGCGAGCCCCTTGCTCGTTCCAACGGTCTTCCTCGTCCTCCTCGCTGGATCGCTTGTCCTTCTCAAGACAAATGTCTACGCGGGTCTCCTGATTTTGTTTGTTGTGCTCCTTTTCAGCGGCATGCCTGTTTCATTTGCCCTGGGGCTCTTCGGCGTTTTCGGGCTCTATCTTCTTTTTGGCGGGGCCCGTATGCTGGTCCAGGTGCCCGTTGTTGCCTACTCGACCGTTGATTCACCCATTATCGCAGCGCTTCCCCTTTTCGCCGTCACAAGCAACATACTGCGAAACGGAAAGATTGGCAGCAGGATCTACGAGTTTGCAAATGTGCTTGTACGCCACCTGCCCGGAGGGTTGGCTATCGCCTCCATCATCTTCTGTTGTCTCTTTGCTGCAATGACGGGGTCGAGCGTGGCGGTTGCGGCAACGGTGACCTTGATAGCGCTCCCTGAGATGCAGGCGAGGGGGTATAGCCGGAGATTTACCGTCGGTCTTCTCGCCGGTGGTGGAACCCTTGGTATTCTTTTTCCACCCAGCTTACCCCTGATGCTCTACGGTGCGATGACAGGCGAATCGTTGGGCTCCCTTTTTCTGGGGACGTTGATCCCGGGTCTGATACTGGCCGCCATGTTTTGCGCGTATGTAGCAATAGTGGCCGGCCGAGACCGGAACATCGCCAGAGAGCCCAGGGCTTCCTTCGGGGAGATCGCACGAGCTACAAGACGGGCGGCAGGGGGGCTTGTCACCATTATAGTGATCATCGGCGGGATTTATTCCGGGAT encodes the following:
- a CDS encoding TRAP transporter large permease subunit encodes the protein MKANADMGGMSSNTGAPAKRAGLSSYLDKVSRGFGLLSGALLIVMAALGSFEVIMRYFFNSPTVWVFETSIYLVIASSFLALGYVMVENAHVRVDSLVNHLSGRTALALELCTSLVALLYLLVLVWQSARITSTLYETWEVSPTVMKIPLVIPNAVIVFGSFLLTSQFIRHMITLFVKLTGLSGAGSATDNPPSGRRHVPASPLLVPTVFLVLLAGSLVLLKTNVYAGLLILFVVLLFSGMPVSFALGLFGVFGLYLLFGGARMLVQVPVVAYSTVDSPIIAALPLFAVTSNILRNGKIGSRIYEFANVLVRHLPGGLAIASIIFCCLFAAMTGSSVAVAATVTLIALPEMQARGYSRRFTVGLLAGGGTLGILFPPSLPLMLYGAMTGESLGSLFLGTLIPGLILAAMFCAYVAIVAGRDRNIAREPRASFGEIARATRRAAGGLVTIIVIIGGIYSGIFTPTESGSIAVIYTALLCLFIYRTLDIRGLKESILESARINAMIVFIIIGANVTGQVVLMSRIPNNLLFLITNADVPSWLVIALINVFLIVLGGPLEALTILVITLPILYPLVTGLGFSGLWFAVIMMINMELALISPPEGLNLFIMQDLSKATAGEVSRGVVPYLIIIALFLVLISLFPVLTTWLPGLFVS
- a CDS encoding TRAP transporter substrate-binding protein, which gives rise to MGRQVHGFIAIAVFVLAVFCSVSHLPAAGAESGPAVLRFAGWHPIEHHCTRGQELYAKLVMEKTKKVTIEVYPSSQLFSDKDMVRAVQTGAVEIGVIPTGLVTGQIPLLLVFDIPFLFRGREHYHRWLDDPEVSQAINVEFEKRGYHILYWMDFGSFGIASTKPLKTIEDFKGKRIRAPGEMMVEGVRALGAAPTMIGSGEVYMALQRNTIDAAISGWTSLLERKYYEVSKHLIDANYGMGFFPITINKKTWESLPKDVQSIMTQAAVEAQSWGRKECQKSDLQDLEQLKKKGMQYYLVPEKERERWVAATKPCVELFLKRVGDQDKGKKLLEKAQQMK